The following coding sequences are from one Eucalyptus grandis isolate ANBG69807.140 chromosome 11, ASM1654582v1, whole genome shotgun sequence window:
- the LOC108955959 gene encoding disease resistance protein TAO1-like yields MDPHSLLKSRDTLQYYIFYQGIENAVGLTPRRKGDNFTRKYFADLTNARFLKLDGGNFAGNFEDILPKLRWLCWQNCPAELQAKKFVLNHLVILKLSGDISIDKWRGWVDIMVASKLKVLKIARSKSLIETPCFSEFMSLERLVLEDLSNLVQIDHSIGNLERLIYLKIKWCPLLRGLPWQIGYLNALRQVILIQGFSICYLPDSIGNLRLLSRLVVEDTGIVELPSTIKGLVDLEYLSLANCTSLNLLPDAIGELKSLTELDLSGTTIEELPHSIYNFRDLTLRLNSSKIRTQLMGDCLSLEGIEDCFNCIRLQADWKSAPKNLMGVSLEKIQQKLMLIHEGLKDGEKFFFLHIARSFLIKKKTEAVYIQEGCADFPKVEIDALVNKSLIKITDQGRIWMHDLVRDFAGEFITEEIIKIYDIWLFSRINGKGKSKQSGYEEEILSYFSATPWFLDIIDAKAIWLLRISHLYSRPSHYLTVGTWPSKKTWSWSRSCL; encoded by the exons ATGGATCCTCACTCATTACTCAAATCAAGGGACACACttcaatattatattttttatcaGGGAATAGAGAATGCGGTAGGGCTCACACCACGGAGGAAGGGAGACAATTTTACTCGCAAATATTTTGCGGATCTCACAAACGCGAGGTTTCTAAAATTGGATGGAGGAAACTTTGCTGGCAATTTTGAGGATATTTTGCCGAAGCTAAGATGGCTTTGTTGGCAAAATTGTCCTGCAGAGCTTCAAGCAAAAAAGTTTGTGTTGAATCACTTAGTCATTCTTAAGCTTTCAGGCGATATCAGCATAGACAAATGGAGAGGATGGGTCGATATCATG GTGGCAAGTAAActgaaagttttgaaaatagCAAGGTCGAAATCTTTAATCGAAACACCTTGTTTTTCAGAATTTATGAGTTTGGAGAGATTGGTTCTAGAAGATCTTTCAAATTTGGTACAAATTGATCACTCAATTGGAAATCTAGAGAGGTTGATTTACTTGAAGATCAAATGGTGTCCGCTTCTTAGAGGGTTGCCCTGGCAAATTGGTTATCTAAATGCCCTGAGACAGGTCATCTTGATCCAGGGTTTTAGCATTTGTTATTTGCCGGACTCAATCGGCAATCTAAGACTTTTGTCAAGGCTAGTAGTGGAGGATACGGGAATAGTTGAACTTCCGAGCACAATCAAAGGGCTAGTGGATCTTGAGTACTTAAGTTTGGCGAATTGTACGAGTCTAAATTTGCTGCCGGATGCTATTGGGGAGTTGAAGTCATTGACTGAGTTGGATCTATCTGGGACAACCATCGAGGAACTACCTCATTCGATTTATAACTTCAGAGATCTGACATTACGATTAAACAGTAGTAAGATAAGAACCCAACTGATGGGGGACTGCCTTTCCTTGGAAGGTATTGAGGATTGCTTCAACTGTATAAGACTTCAAGCAGATTGGAAAAGCGCACCAAAAAATTTGATGGGAGTGTCTCTCGAGAAAATCCAACAGAAGTTAATGTTAATACATGAGGGACTTAAAGATggggagaaatttttttttctgcacaTTGCAAGGTCCTttcttatcaagaaaaaaactgaAGCAGTTTATATACAGGAAGGGTGTGCCGATTTcccaaaagttgaaattgacgCCCTTGTCAATAAGTCTTTGATCAAGATTACTGATCAGGGCAGAATCTGGATGCATGATCTGGTAAGAGATTTTGCAGGGGAATTTATTACTGAAGAGATTATCAAGATTTACGACATATGGCTGTtttccagaatcaatggaaaG GGAAAATCGAAGCAGAGTGGATATGAGGAGGAAATTCTGTCTTACTTTTCAGCGACTCCCTGGTTTCTCGACATAATCGATGCAAAG GCTATATGGTTGCTGCGAATTTCGCACTTGTATTCACGACCTTCGCACTATTTAACGGTGGGAACATGGCCTTCAAAGAAGACTTGGTCATGGTCGAGATCCTGTTTATGA
- the LOC104427189 gene encoding disease resistance protein RUN1-like, which yields MANTHRNKYYPSYPSKQILPIFYDVDPEDVKLETELYKSALTEHEEDPGCTDWKEALTSVARIKGWHIKDQRQGEVIEDIVKEVLQKINTTKRDLPAHLVGIDDRVEDIKRLLNCDNTSEVRSVIIHGTGGMGKTTLAKAVFTELSPQFENHSFLLDIQHHSLVKLQKKLVVDLFHFLLPKTFDSEEGNNVIRRMLPSKRVLLVFDGTDENDQSMQLAKYCTLCGPGSRIIITTRNKSVFSMIKVEGFEETISTSSTHYSVRNEDNAFGSCSSTFQQACFQHRFSST from the exons ATGGCAAACACCCATCGAAACAAATACTACCCATCTTACCCATCGAAACAAATACTACCCATCTTTTACGATGTGGACCCAGAGGATGTTAAGCTTGAAACGGAGTTGTACAAAAGCGCCCTAACCGAGCATGAGGAGGACCCCGGCTGCACTGATTGGAAGGAGGCTTTGACCTCGGTGGCTAGAATCAAGGGGTGGCATATAAAAGATCAAAG GCAAGGTGAGGTCATCGAGGATATTGTTAAGGAGGTATTGCAGAAGATCAATACAACAAAAAGAGATTTGCCAGCCCATCTAGTTGGAATTGATGATCGTGTAGAAGACATAAAGAGACTGTTAAATTGTGATAATACTAGTGAAGTACGATCTGTCATAATCCATGGGACAGGTGGCATGGgaaagacaactcttgccaaagCAGTCTTCACTGAACTCTCTCCTCAATTTGAAAATCACTCATTCCTTTTAGACATCCAACACCACAGCCTTGTAAAACTTCAGAAAAAATTAGTGGTGGATCTTTTCCATTTCTTACTTCCTAAAACCTTTGACTCTGAGGAAGGGAACAATGTGATCAGAAGAATGTTACCTAGCAAACGAGTCTTGCTTGTTTTTGATGGCACAGATGAAAATGATCAATCTATGCAACTAGCAAAGTATTGTACTTTGTGTGGTCCGGGGAGTAGGATCATCATAACAACCAGGAATAAGAGCGTTTTTTCTATGATCAAGGTGGAAGGATTTGAGGAAACtatctcaacaagttctacacATTATTCTGTACGAAATGAAGACAATGCATTTGGATCATGCTCTTCAACTTTTCAACAAGCTTGCTTTCAACACAGATTTAGCTCCACCTAA